A genome region from Scyliorhinus torazame isolate Kashiwa2021f chromosome 13, sScyTor2.1, whole genome shotgun sequence includes the following:
- the LOC140387666 gene encoding lectin-like has translation MMLFGVLLLAALFTSDVAAKPPPSVELEKKAEVEQDLGKRGLSGKGLCGDDVYYFGHCYKFVSDKKTWADAELHCQTLGPGSHLASIHFETQNSFIGKMVTEAQRSVVPTWIGIHDFFKEGTFLWTDGSSIDFTKWSQGEPNNNFGNEDCAHFGWRNQFVWNDENCGVKYPSICSYKLPYC, from the exons CTAAACCTCCTCCGTCGGTTGAATTGGAGAAAAAGGCAGAGGTGGAGCAGGACCTTGGGAAACGTGGTCTCTCGGGGAAAGGACTTTGTGGTGATGACGTGTATTATTTTGGCCATTGCTACAAATTTGTTTCTGATAAAAAGACTTGGGCAGATGCTGAG CTGCATTGTCAAACTCTGGGCCCAGGCAGCCATCTTGCCTCCATACACTTCGAGACTCAGAATTCCTTCATTGGAAAGATGGTGACTGAAGCCCAAAGAAGTGTTGTCCCAACTTGGATTGGTATACATGACTTCTTCAAG GAGGGGACTTTCCTTTGGACTGATGGATCTTCAATAGATTTTACTAAATGGAGTCAGGGTGAACCCAATAATAATTTCGGAAATGAAGACTGTGCGCATTTTGGATGGA GGAATCAGTTTGTTTGGAATGATGAAAATTGTGGTGTAAAATATCCTTCCATTTGCTCCTACAAGCTGCCCTATTGCTAG